CCTTTGGTCTGGATCAGATGAACAAGATCATGCTGGCCCTGGACCTCAACAAACTGCTGGTACCTACGCCAGACAGCAGTGGCGATTACAGGAACAAGAGCGTCATCTCCGGTATCTTCTCCTCCTTTGGCGATGCACCCGGTGGTATGTCTGAAGAATTGCAGGAAGTAAGTGTGTCTGCCGGTGGTGAATACTCCTACAACGATCAGTTCTTTGTACGTACCGGTTACTTCTACGAAAACAAAAACAAGGGTAACCGTAAGTATGTAACTGCCGGTATAGGTGTTAAATACAATATGTTCGGTCTGAACTTTTCTTACCTGGTTCCTTCCGGAAATGGTATCCAGCGTAATCCGTTATCCAATACACTCCGCTTCTCGCTTGTGTTTGACCTTGGCTTCAAGGCCGACAGGAACGAGGCTACATGGTAAGATAGCTGATCCTGAAATAGTTAATATTTTTTTAAAATATATAAATCCCTCGGATATTTCCGGGGGATTTTTAATTTGCACCCAGAACCACTTATTATAAAGACAACTATGAGCAAACTGAGAATTGGATTAGGTGTTGATTTTCACCAATTGACGGAAGGAAGAGATTTCTGGCTCGGAGGCGTACTTGTGCCTCACCACCAGGGAGCCCTGGGCCATAGCGATGCCGATGTGCTGCTGCACGCCATCTGCGATGCGATGCTGGGAGCTGCCAGCCTGGGTGATATTGGTGTTCATTTCCCCGATACAGACAATACATACAAAGATATTGACAGTAAGATCCTGTTACAGCGTACCCAGCAGCTCATTGCTGAGAAAGGCTACCAGGTGGTAAACATTGACAGCACACTTTGCCTGCAGGCGCCTAAGATCAAACCTTATGTACCGCAAATGCAGGAAGTAATTGCCAATATCCTGAAACTAACTACCGAAGAGGTATCTATCAAAGCTACTACCACTGAAAAGCTGGGATTCGTAGGCCGTGAAGAAGGCGTAGTCGCTTATGCGACCGTATTGTTGGAGAAGGAGGAGGTGCCTTATACTCGTTAAACCAGATAATTAATAATATCTTTGTTCCATGGCAGCTATTACAGTCAAAATAATTAACAAATCTGCGAATCCACTCCCTTCATATGCCACAGCTGAAGCGGCTGGTATGGACCTGAGAGCAAATCTTGAAACAGCCATCACCCTGCAACCCCTCGAAAGGGTACTGGTGCCTACCGGCCTGTTTATGGAATTGCCTGCTGGTTACGAAGCACAGATCAGACCCCGCAGTGGTCTGGCTTTCAAGCAGGGCCTGACTATTCTGAATACACCTGGTACAATAGATGCCGATTATAGAGGAGAAATAAAGATCATCCTGATCAATTTGTCCAACGAGCCTCAGGTGGTTGCACCTGGAGATAGGATCGCACAAATGATCATTGCACCTTATATCCAGGTCGCACTGGAAGCCGTAGAGCTGCTCAACGAAACCGACCGCGGAGCCGGTGGTTTTGGACACACCGGAAAATCTTAATAATGCACAGGTCTTTTAAAAAGAATGAAACTGCCACTCACTGCACAATCCACTTGCTAAACAAGAGTCGTTTTGCAGGTGCGTTGTTATATTTACTGTTGGCAGCCGGCTTT
This Chitinophaga sancti DNA region includes the following protein-coding sequences:
- the ispF gene encoding 2-C-methyl-D-erythritol 2,4-cyclodiphosphate synthase, whose protein sequence is MSKLRIGLGVDFHQLTEGRDFWLGGVLVPHHQGALGHSDADVLLHAICDAMLGAASLGDIGVHFPDTDNTYKDIDSKILLQRTQQLIAEKGYQVVNIDSTLCLQAPKIKPYVPQMQEVIANILKLTTEEVSIKATTTEKLGFVGREEGVVAYATVLLEKEEVPYTR
- the dut gene encoding dUTP diphosphatase; this translates as MAAITVKIINKSANPLPSYATAEAAGMDLRANLETAITLQPLERVLVPTGLFMELPAGYEAQIRPRSGLAFKQGLTILNTPGTIDADYRGEIKIILINLSNEPQVVAPGDRIAQMIIAPYIQVALEAVELLNETDRGAGGFGHTGKS